A DNA window from Hymenobacter aquaticus contains the following coding sequences:
- a CDS encoding PAS domain-containing protein, which yields MPAATVDFHLIFDSLPTPHLILSPALAIEAVNEGACRILRRPAAELIGVEVLDILPASVAGPEYTASLWRTALREVLEHLDTRPVATQRYDVPHHDGSMTTHYWQATLRPIVEQGQLRHVVCRVLDVTQQVLAEERGSFSRESFNLLTQATHDAIWDIDMRTGTVWRNEMFTTLFGHPAGLAPDSQLWQQHVHPEERAAVEAARIATMAGSGSVLNDEYRFRRADGSWAEVLDRAYIVRDAAGRAVRLLGAMQDVTQQRQAEREAQQHARRFQVLAEVQPQLIWTTDAAGLIDYVNPYWEQYLGLGVAESRLGKWSALAHPDDIVRARAVKLLTFDAQQPFELEMRMRQAATGKYRWFLVRAVPAYDAAGHLTQWVGAATDIDDQKRTEQALQQSNTQFSKLLESLPQMAWVSAPDGTVTYFNQRWYDFTGSHFSELQDWGPFVHPDDLPTTVERWTAAVRRGTRFETEHRWRGRDGQYRWFLARAEPIHDDTGQLISWVGTNTDIDESRQARDQMQQKDRLLRRIMGQIPANIGTLLGPDHVIGFVNDGMQRLYGPRAVSGVPIAEALPEVEEQGFVALMQQVYSSGQPYYGLEQLTLIENEHTGQPEPRYLDFTYQPLRDEVGQIQGILVFAIEVTDRVLSRRRALALDAAVRQRDEEMRVMTEALPQITYTSQPAGEPTYLSPQWFAYTGQPATDNLARLLQEAMHPDDVAATNDSFAGALAARQIWSGELRLRRHDGEYRWHLSRAVPVLNDLGHVVRWYGSTTDIHEQKQIQATLRWSQERYELAALATNDAIWDWDLLTDAVTWNPAIERVFGYQPRQVESNVSWWYEQLHPDDAARVVAGIHAAIDAGLADWQDAYRFRRADGSYAHVFDRGHVARDAAGRATRMIGAMQDVTLQHQAEMALSQREKEFTTLANAMPQLAWMANPDGWIFWYNEQWYAYTGTDLAEMQGFGWEKVHHPDHVVRVREKWLAAVGSDQPWTDTFPMRGKDGEYRWFLSRAQPIHDEQGRVVRWIGTNTDVTEAQRIEQQLKEQNMELRRINEDLDNFVYTASHDLRQPIHNMAGIFEELTRTAYFRDPEAMKLVTMFERALQQIDDTIHNLSELVQVQKLRHELPTEPVPLEPLAREVLASIGEQLANVRAIVTTDFTAAPVVQFVRPNLQSVLYNLISNALKYAAPKRTPRIHLWSVQQDHYLVLCARDNGLGIDLERYGSQLFQMFRRFHDHVSGSGMGLYLINRIVQSYGGRIEVESQLGKGTTFSIYIPVGSLGPVAAPQEPVFSI from the coding sequence ATGCCCGCTGCCACCGTCGACTTTCACCTCATCTTTGACTCGCTCCCGACCCCGCACCTGATTTTGTCGCCGGCGCTGGCCATAGAGGCTGTCAACGAAGGGGCGTGCCGCATCCTGCGCCGCCCGGCCGCCGAGCTGATCGGGGTGGAGGTGCTGGATATTCTGCCGGCTTCCGTAGCCGGACCCGAGTATACGGCCAGCTTGTGGCGCACCGCCCTGCGCGAAGTCCTGGAGCACCTCGACACCCGCCCGGTAGCCACCCAGCGCTACGACGTGCCCCACCACGACGGCTCCATGACCACCCATTACTGGCAGGCCACGCTGCGGCCCATCGTGGAGCAGGGGCAGCTGCGCCACGTGGTGTGCCGCGTGCTCGACGTCACCCAGCAGGTGCTGGCCGAAGAGCGGGGCAGCTTCAGCCGGGAAAGCTTCAACCTGCTCACCCAGGCCACCCACGACGCCATCTGGGACATTGACATGCGCACCGGCACCGTGTGGCGCAACGAGATGTTCACCACGCTGTTTGGCCACCCGGCCGGGCTGGCTCCCGACTCGCAGCTCTGGCAGCAGCACGTGCACCCCGAGGAGCGGGCCGCCGTGGAAGCCGCCCGCATTGCTACGATGGCGGGCAGCGGCTCGGTGCTCAACGATGAGTACCGGTTTCGGCGCGCCGACGGCTCCTGGGCCGAAGTGCTGGACCGCGCCTACATCGTGCGCGACGCCGCGGGCCGGGCCGTGCGCCTGCTCGGGGCCATGCAGGACGTCACCCAGCAGCGGCAGGCCGAGCGCGAGGCCCAGCAGCACGCCCGGCGCTTTCAGGTGCTGGCCGAAGTGCAGCCCCAGCTCATCTGGACCACCGACGCGGCCGGCCTCATCGACTACGTCAACCCCTACTGGGAGCAGTATCTGGGCCTGGGAGTGGCCGAGTCGCGGCTGGGCAAATGGAGCGCCCTGGCCCACCCCGACGACATCGTCAGGGCCCGGGCAGTGAAGCTGCTCACCTTCGACGCCCAGCAGCCGTTCGAGCTGGAAATGCGGATGCGCCAGGCGGCGACGGGCAAGTACCGCTGGTTTCTGGTGCGGGCCGTGCCGGCCTACGACGCGGCCGGCCACCTCACCCAGTGGGTGGGCGCGGCCACCGACATCGACGACCAGAAGCGCACCGAGCAGGCCCTGCAGCAAAGCAACACGCAGTTCAGCAAGCTGCTCGAATCGTTGCCCCAGATGGCGTGGGTGTCGGCCCCGGATGGCACCGTGACCTACTTCAATCAGCGCTGGTACGACTTCACCGGCAGCCACTTTTCGGAGCTGCAGGACTGGGGCCCGTTTGTGCACCCCGACGACCTGCCCACCACCGTGGAGCGCTGGACCGCGGCCGTGCGGCGCGGCACCCGCTTCGAAACCGAGCACCGCTGGCGCGGCCGCGACGGGCAGTACCGCTGGTTTCTGGCCCGCGCCGAGCCCATTCACGACGACACGGGCCAGCTGATTTCCTGGGTGGGCACCAACACCGACATCGACGAAAGCCGGCAGGCGCGCGACCAGATGCAGCAGAAAGACCGGCTGCTGCGCCGCATCATGGGCCAGATTCCGGCCAACATCGGCACCCTGCTCGGGCCCGACCACGTCATCGGCTTCGTCAACGACGGGATGCAGCGCCTGTATGGGCCCCGCGCCGTGTCGGGCGTGCCCATTGCCGAGGCCCTGCCCGAGGTGGAAGAGCAGGGTTTCGTGGCCCTGATGCAGCAGGTGTATTCCAGCGGGCAGCCCTACTACGGCCTGGAGCAGCTCACGCTGATTGAAAACGAGCACACCGGCCAGCCCGAACCCCGCTACCTCGACTTCACCTACCAGCCCCTGCGCGACGAGGTGGGCCAGATTCAGGGCATTCTGGTATTTGCCATTGAGGTGACGGACCGGGTTCTGTCGCGGCGCCGGGCCCTGGCCCTGGACGCGGCCGTGCGCCAGCGCGACGAGGAAATGCGCGTCATGACCGAGGCGCTGCCCCAGATAACCTACACCAGCCAGCCCGCCGGGGAGCCCACCTACCTGAGTCCGCAGTGGTTTGCCTACACCGGCCAGCCCGCCACCGACAACCTGGCCAGGCTGCTCCAGGAAGCCATGCACCCCGACGACGTGGCCGCCACCAACGACTCCTTCGCGGGGGCGCTGGCGGCCCGCCAGATCTGGAGCGGGGAGCTGCGCCTGCGCCGCCACGATGGCGAGTACCGCTGGCACCTGAGCCGGGCCGTGCCGGTGCTGAACGACCTCGGCCACGTGGTGCGCTGGTACGGCTCGACCACCGACATTCACGAGCAAAAGCAAATTCAGGCCACGCTGCGCTGGAGCCAGGAACGCTACGAGCTGGCGGCCCTGGCCACCAACGACGCCATCTGGGACTGGGACCTGCTGACCGACGCGGTGACCTGGAACCCGGCCATTGAGCGGGTGTTCGGGTACCAGCCCCGGCAGGTAGAGTCGAACGTGAGCTGGTGGTACGAGCAGCTGCACCCCGACGACGCGGCCCGGGTGGTAGCCGGCATTCACGCCGCCATCGACGCGGGGCTGGCCGATTGGCAGGACGCCTACCGCTTCCGCCGCGCCGACGGCTCCTACGCCCACGTCTTCGACCGGGGCCACGTGGCCCGCGACGCGGCCGGCCGGGCCACCCGCATGATTGGGGCCATGCAGGACGTGACGCTGCAACACCAGGCCGAAATGGCGTTGAGCCAGCGCGAGAAGGAGTTTACGACCCTGGCCAACGCCATGCCCCAGCTGGCCTGGATGGCTAACCCCGACGGCTGGATCTTCTGGTACAACGAGCAGTGGTATGCTTATACCGGCACCGATCTGGCCGAGATGCAGGGCTTCGGGTGGGAAAAAGTGCATCACCCCGACCACGTAGTACGGGTGCGGGAGAAGTGGCTGGCGGCCGTCGGCAGCGACCAGCCCTGGACGGATACCTTCCCGATGCGCGGCAAAGACGGCGAGTACCGCTGGTTTTTGTCGCGGGCCCAACCCATTCACGACGAGCAGGGCCGGGTGGTACGCTGGATCGGCACCAACACCGACGTAACCGAGGCCCAGCGCATCGAGCAGCAGCTCAAGGAGCAAAACATGGAGCTGCGCCGCATCAACGAGGACCTGGACAACTTCGTGTATACCGCCTCCCACGACTTGCGGCAGCCGATTCACAACATGGCCGGCATCTTCGAGGAGCTCACCCGCACGGCCTACTTCCGCGACCCGGAGGCCATGAAGCTCGTCACCATGTTTGAGCGGGCCCTGCAGCAGATCGACGACACGATTCATAACCTCTCCGAGCTGGTGCAGGTGCAGAAGCTACGCCACGAGCTGCCCACCGAGCCCGTGCCGCTGGAACCCCTGGCCCGGGAGGTGCTGGCCAGCATCGGCGAGCAGCTGGCCAACGTGCGCGCCATCGTCACCACCGACTTTACCGCCGCCCCGGTCGTGCAGTTCGTGCGGCCCAACCTGCAGAGCGTGCTCTACAACCTGATCAGCAACGCCCTGAAATACGCGGCCCCGAAACGCACGCCGCGCATTCACCTCTGGAGCGTTCAGCAGGACCACTACCTGGTGCTCTGCGCCCGCGACAACGGCCTGGGCATCGACCTGGAACGCTACGGCAGCCAGCTGTTCCAGATGTTCCGGCGCTTTCACGACCATGTTTCCGGCTCGGGCATGGGCCTGTACCTGATCAACCGCATCGTACAAAGCTACGGGGGCCGCATCGAGGTAGAAAGCCAGCTGGGCAAGGGCACCACGTTCAGCATTTATATTCCGGTGGGCAGCCTCGGCCCGGTAGCAGCGCCGCAGGAGCCGGTTTTCTCAATATAA
- a CDS encoding YdeI/OmpD-associated family protein: MSSPLSASVTFSALLEPGGPSFMPTQVVIVPLDVVAALGGKATRRVVGTLNGYAVRLGLMPLSSGERYLMVNKDTCKAAGLHLGQQLTVTLAPDPTPDAVDLPAELAEGLADWPEAAAGFEQLTGGMKRAIAYHIDTAKRPETRLNRTVQVLRQLAVGGHPFRAPKD, translated from the coding sequence ATGTCTTCCCCGTTATCCGCCTCCGTTACCTTCTCGGCCCTGCTCGAACCGGGCGGCCCGAGCTTTATGCCCACCCAGGTCGTAATTGTGCCCCTGGACGTGGTGGCAGCCCTCGGCGGCAAGGCCACCCGCCGGGTGGTGGGCACCCTGAATGGCTACGCCGTGCGCCTGGGCCTTATGCCCCTGAGCAGCGGCGAACGGTATCTGATGGTGAACAAGGACACCTGCAAAGCCGCCGGCCTGCACCTGGGCCAGCAGCTGACCGTGACCCTGGCCCCCGACCCTACTCCCGACGCCGTAGACCTGCCCGCCGAGCTGGCCGAGGGCCTGGCCGACTGGCCCGAAGCCGCCGCCGGCTTCGAGCAGCTTACCGGCGGCATGAAGCGGGCCATTGCCTACCACATCGACACGGCCAAGCGCCCCGAAACCCGCCTGAACCGCACCGTGCAGGTGCTGCGGCAGCTGGCCGTGGGCGGCCACCCGTTCCGGGCTCCGAAAGACTAA
- a CDS encoding TolB-like translocation protein, producing MSKFLLAAVAATVSCLPALAQPALPVLPQNPTSLRWYQVRTPHFQVLYPEGFGPQAQRTARRLEQVYSPVSASLEKEPRPVSVILQNQTTVSNGFVTIIPRHSEFFTTMPQDPFLTGTLDWLDQLAIHEYRHVVQYEKGQQGLGRLAYSLFGYGGLGVVTLGIPDWFWEGDAVGTETLLTRSGRGRIPYFDLGLRANLLAGRRFSYSKAVAGSFRDNVPNHYVLGYFLTTNYKRTNGARAWSEVLNRYYRFPIYPFSFSNSLKHASGHGLRVDDLYQRTMQQLDSTWRAQQQQLTLTNVAEFRTRAEPRVFTEYQYPQYVTDSTVLAVKVGLGDISQLVLLSRQGAERRVFVQGPVNNPELLSVGGGKACWLEFRPDVRWGQRVYSDIKVLDLTSGQLTRLTTQARYTTAALSPDGRTLIAVRATTDYQNQLVVLDARTGQEKRVLPNPANDFYLQPRWRADGRSIVVVTLQAGGKTIETIDTETGQHQALLPVSNVNLSHPQPWGDYVLCNSPQSGIDNLYALDTRSGQVRQVTSRPLGAYHAAVAPDGRHLAFHDFRAEGARVVEMPLQPDTWPAAPAAPATPAAYTDPLLSQEPGAATVGAVLPGAAAPEAAPLATARYHRLSHAFNVFSWGLIQAPTGQGLSVGIRSQDILNTTQAVVAAGYDQTERTTNVSANVSYQGLFPVLDLGFQRGGRRASQYIDRRLPVDSLRSDRWTYNRFTAGVRLPFNFTRSKYQHGLTLGAYYSGEQVQGYDLPVRFLDEVGFGKSLHALNYTLAYSHTLRQSKRDMAPRWGQALTASWRNTPFGVGLPARQWAVFGSLYLPGLGKHHSLRLRGGYQDQQQRLYQFSPAVFYPRGEGYVSFNQLRVGSVEYRLPLADLHLELGRLLYVQRIKAMGFFDAAVGRNTIDRQYRTTGLDVSFVFNPLRLRTPLEAGFRTIYNVRTGQWQVQPLVLDIGF from the coding sequence ATGTCCAAGTTCCTGCTGGCTGCCGTGGCCGCTACCGTAAGCTGCCTGCCGGCCCTGGCGCAGCCGGCTTTGCCCGTGTTGCCCCAAAACCCGACTTCCCTGCGCTGGTACCAGGTGCGCACGCCCCACTTCCAGGTGCTCTACCCCGAGGGGTTTGGGCCCCAGGCCCAGCGCACGGCCCGGCGCCTCGAGCAGGTGTATAGCCCGGTGAGTGCCTCCCTGGAAAAGGAGCCCCGGCCCGTGTCGGTGATTTTGCAAAACCAGACCACGGTCAGCAACGGCTTCGTGACCATCATTCCGCGCCACTCCGAGTTTTTCACCACCATGCCCCAGGACCCGTTCCTGACCGGCACGCTCGACTGGCTCGACCAGCTTGCCATCCACGAGTACCGCCACGTGGTGCAGTACGAAAAAGGCCAGCAGGGCCTGGGGCGGCTGGCTTACTCGCTCTTCGGCTACGGCGGGCTGGGCGTGGTCACGCTGGGCATTCCCGACTGGTTCTGGGAGGGCGACGCGGTGGGCACCGAAACCCTGCTCACGCGCAGCGGCCGGGGCCGGATTCCGTACTTCGACCTGGGCCTGCGGGCCAACCTGCTGGCCGGCCGGCGCTTCAGCTACAGCAAGGCCGTGGCCGGCTCCTTCCGCGACAATGTGCCCAACCACTACGTGCTGGGCTATTTTCTGACCACCAACTACAAGCGCACCAACGGCGCCCGGGCCTGGAGCGAGGTGCTGAACCGCTACTACCGGTTTCCGATCTACCCGTTCTCGTTTTCCAACAGCCTGAAGCACGCCTCGGGCCACGGGCTGCGCGTGGATGACCTCTACCAGCGCACCATGCAGCAGCTCGACTCGACGTGGCGGGCTCAGCAGCAGCAGCTGACGTTGACCAACGTGGCCGAGTTCCGGACGCGGGCCGAGCCCCGGGTGTTTACCGAGTACCAATACCCGCAGTACGTTACCGACAGCACGGTGCTGGCCGTGAAAGTCGGCCTCGGCGACATCTCCCAGCTGGTGCTCCTGAGCCGCCAGGGAGCTGAGCGGCGGGTGTTTGTGCAGGGCCCGGTGAACAACCCCGAGCTGCTGTCGGTGGGCGGGGGCAAGGCCTGCTGGCTGGAGTTCCGGCCCGACGTGCGCTGGGGCCAGCGCGTGTACTCCGACATCAAGGTGCTGGATCTGACCAGCGGGCAGCTCACCCGCCTCACCACCCAGGCGCGCTACACTACCGCCGCTCTGTCGCCCGACGGCCGCACCCTGATTGCCGTGCGCGCCACTACTGACTACCAAAACCAGCTGGTGGTACTGGACGCGCGCACCGGCCAGGAAAAGCGCGTATTGCCCAACCCCGCCAACGACTTCTACCTGCAGCCGCGCTGGCGCGCCGACGGCCGCTCCATCGTGGTCGTGACCTTGCAAGCCGGCGGCAAAACCATTGAAACCATCGACACCGAAACCGGCCAGCACCAGGCCCTGCTGCCCGTAAGCAACGTGAACCTGAGCCACCCCCAGCCCTGGGGCGACTACGTGCTCTGCAACTCGCCGCAGTCGGGCATCGACAACCTCTACGCCCTGGATACCCGCTCGGGCCAGGTGCGCCAGGTTACGTCGCGGCCCCTGGGGGCCTACCACGCCGCCGTAGCTCCCGACGGCCGCCACCTAGCCTTCCACGATTTCCGGGCCGAGGGCGCGCGGGTCGTCGAAATGCCGTTGCAGCCCGATACGTGGCCAGCCGCCCCGGCTGCCCCCGCCACGCCCGCCGCCTACACCGACCCGTTGCTAAGCCAGGAACCCGGCGCGGCTACGGTGGGCGCGGTGCTGCCCGGCGCGGCGGCTCCCGAAGCCGCACCCCTGGCCACGGCGCGCTACCACCGGCTCAGCCACGCCTTCAACGTGTTCAGCTGGGGCCTGATTCAGGCGCCAACGGGGCAGGGCCTGAGCGTGGGCATTCGCTCCCAGGATATTCTCAACACTACCCAGGCCGTGGTGGCCGCCGGCTACGACCAGACCGAGCGCACCACCAACGTTTCGGCCAACGTAAGCTACCAGGGCCTGTTTCCGGTGCTGGATCTGGGCTTCCAGCGCGGGGGCCGGCGCGCGTCGCAGTACATCGACCGGCGCCTGCCCGTCGACAGCCTGCGCTCCGACCGGTGGACCTACAACCGCTTCACGGCCGGGGTGCGCCTGCCCTTCAACTTTACCCGCTCCAAGTACCAACACGGCCTCACGCTGGGTGCCTACTACAGCGGCGAGCAGGTGCAGGGCTACGATTTGCCGGTGCGCTTCCTCGACGAAGTCGGGTTTGGTAAAAGTCTGCACGCGCTGAACTACACCCTGGCTTACTCGCACACGCTGCGGCAAAGTAAGCGCGACATGGCCCCGCGCTGGGGCCAGGCCCTCACGGCTTCCTGGCGCAATACGCCCTTCGGCGTGGGCCTGCCGGCCCGGCAGTGGGCCGTGTTTGGCAGCCTCTACCTGCCCGGTCTGGGCAAGCACCACTCGTTGCGGCTGCGCGGCGGCTACCAGGACCAGCAGCAGCGCCTCTACCAGTTCAGCCCGGCCGTGTTCTATCCGCGCGGCGAAGGCTACGTGAGCTTCAACCAGCTGCGCGTGGGCAGCGTGGAATACCGCCTGCCCCTGGCCGACCTGCACCTGGAGCTGGGCCGGCTGCTGTACGTGCAGCGCATCAAGGCCATGGGCTTCTTCGATGCCGCCGTGGGCCGCAACACCATCGACCGGCAGTACCGCACGACCGGCCTCGACGTGTCGTTCGTGTTCAACCCGCTGCGGCTGCGCACCCCGCTCGAAGCTGGGTTCCGGACCATCTACAACGTGCGCACCGGCCAGTGGCAGGTGCAGCCCCTGGTGCTGGATATTGGCTTCTGA
- a CDS encoding ferredoxin--NADP reductase, whose amino-acid sequence MTSPYTTLTIQEIREEAPDTKSFVLAAPPGQEIQYQSGQYLTLVHQQHGQEIRRSYSISSAPAWHEPLTITVKRVDNGLLSRRLIDQARVGDPLLTLGAAGFFTLPEDIGRYRQLVLLAAGSGITPIFSLLKTALRDYPHLRVLLVYSNRTPATTIFRAALAQLAGQYAAQLHLELLYSNDPNLARAHLHKELLETLVARYAPTPPAQTLAYLCGPLNYMRMGTYGLHEAGLPLSHIRRELFNTGAATVPHSIPPDTDAHPVTIRLRGQEHRVLVQYPQTILQAARRQGLVLPYSCEAGQCGNCAARCTQGTIWMATNEVLTERETTRGLVLTCTGYPVGGPATLEIT is encoded by the coding sequence ATGACTTCGCCCTACACCACTCTCACCATCCAGGAAATCCGGGAGGAGGCCCCGGATACCAAAAGCTTCGTGCTGGCGGCCCCGCCCGGCCAGGAAATCCAGTACCAGAGCGGCCAGTACCTCACGCTGGTGCACCAGCAGCACGGCCAGGAAATCCGGCGCTCCTACTCCATCAGCTCGGCCCCGGCCTGGCACGAGCCGCTGACCATCACGGTAAAGCGCGTGGACAACGGCCTGCTTTCCCGCCGCCTGATTGACCAGGCCCGCGTCGGCGACCCGCTGCTTACGCTGGGCGCAGCCGGCTTTTTCACGTTGCCCGAGGATATTGGCCGGTACCGGCAGCTGGTGCTGCTGGCGGCGGGCAGCGGCATCACGCCCATTTTTTCCCTGCTCAAAACCGCGCTGCGCGACTACCCGCACCTGCGGGTGCTGCTCGTCTACAGCAACCGGACGCCGGCCACCACCATTTTCCGGGCCGCACTGGCGCAGCTGGCCGGGCAGTATGCGGCGCAGCTGCACCTGGAGCTGCTCTACAGCAATGACCCCAACCTGGCCCGGGCCCACCTGCACAAGGAGCTGCTCGAAACCCTGGTGGCCCGGTACGCCCCCACCCCGCCGGCCCAGACGCTGGCGTACCTCTGCGGGCCGCTGAACTACATGCGCATGGGCACCTACGGCCTGCACGAAGCCGGGCTGCCGCTCAGCCACATCCGGCGCGAGCTGTTCAATACCGGCGCGGCCACCGTGCCCCACAGCATCCCGCCCGACACCGACGCCCACCCCGTCACCATCCGGCTGCGGGGCCAGGAGCACCGGGTGCTGGTGCAGTATCCGCAGACGATCTTGCAGGCGGCCCGGCGGCAGGGCCTGGTGCTACCCTACAGCTGCGAGGCCGGGCAGTGCGGCAACTGCGCCGCCCGCTGCACCCAGGGCACCATCTGGATGGCCACCAACGAAGTGCTGACCGAGCGGGAAACCACCCGGGGCCTGGTGCTTACCTGCACCGGCTACCCCGTGGGCGGCCCCGCGACGCTGGAAATAACGTAG
- the msrA gene encoding peptide-methionine (S)-S-oxide reductase MsrA: MKQLKIYLLGLVLVLAACSQNRSDAQTFRRSTAGAEPKDLRGLAVATFAGGCFWCTEEIFEELRGVRQVVSGYAGGPEKNPTYEQVSSGQTGHAESIQVYYDPKQISYQTLLDVFFLAGHDPTTLNRQGPDAGRQYRSVAFYRTPQEKQLIEATIKRVDASKHYAAPIVTQVVPFQQFWPAEDYHQGYYRLHPDNPYIQSVSTPKIEKFRKAFKDQLNTQ; the protein is encoded by the coding sequence ATGAAACAACTGAAAATCTACCTCCTGGGCCTGGTGCTGGTGCTGGCAGCCTGCTCCCAGAACCGCTCCGACGCCCAGACCTTCCGCCGCTCTACCGCCGGCGCCGAACCCAAAGACCTGCGCGGCCTGGCCGTGGCCACCTTCGCGGGCGGCTGCTTCTGGTGTACCGAAGAAATTTTCGAGGAGCTGCGCGGCGTCCGGCAAGTGGTGTCGGGCTACGCCGGGGGCCCGGAAAAGAACCCCACCTACGAGCAGGTGAGCAGCGGCCAAACCGGCCACGCCGAGTCCATCCAGGTGTACTACGACCCCAAGCAGATCAGCTACCAGACGCTGCTCGACGTGTTTTTCCTGGCCGGCCACGACCCCACGACCCTCAACCGCCAGGGCCCCGACGCGGGCCGGCAGTACCGCTCGGTGGCGTTTTACCGCACGCCCCAGGAAAAGCAGCTCATCGAAGCCACCATTAAGCGGGTGGATGCCTCCAAGCACTACGCCGCCCCCATCGTGACCCAGGTGGTGCCCTTCCAGCAGTTCTGGCCCGCCGAAGACTACCACCAGGGCTACTACCGCCTCCACCCCGACAACCCCTACATTCAGTCGGTGTCGACGCCCAAAATCGAGAAGTTTCGCAAGGCCTTTAAAGATCAGCTGAATACGCAGTAA
- a CDS encoding fasciclin domain-containing protein: MKKNLFSLALVALLGAASVQSASAQAKMTPAGTVMVGGEAMYANKNIVENAVNSKDHKTLVAAVKAAGLVETLQGKGPFTVFAPTDAAFNALPAGTVETLVKPENKATLTKILTYHVVAGNMTAEKIMAAIKAGKGTATLKTVSGGALYATMNGPKNVVLTDEKGNVSSISTYDVIQSNGVIHVIDKVLMPK, encoded by the coding sequence ATGAAAAAAAATCTGTTTTCCCTCGCCCTCGTTGCCCTGCTGGGCGCTGCCAGTGTTCAGTCGGCTTCGGCCCAGGCCAAGATGACGCCCGCCGGTACCGTGATGGTCGGTGGTGAAGCCATGTACGCCAACAAGAACATCGTGGAAAACGCGGTGAACTCGAAGGACCACAAAACCCTGGTGGCCGCCGTGAAAGCCGCCGGCCTCGTGGAAACTCTGCAGGGCAAAGGTCCCTTCACCGTATTCGCCCCCACCGACGCGGCCTTCAACGCCCTGCCCGCCGGCACCGTGGAAACCCTGGTGAAGCCCGAGAACAAGGCTACCCTCACCAAAATCCTGACCTACCACGTGGTAGCCGGCAACATGACGGCCGAGAAGATTATGGCCGCCATTAAAGCCGGCAAAGGCACCGCCACGCTGAAAACCGTTAGCGGCGGCGCCCTCTACGCCACCATGAACGGCCCCAAAAATGTCGTGCTGACCGACGAGAAAGGCAACGTATCCAGCATTTCGACCTACGACGTGATTCAGAGCAACGGCGTGATTCACGTAATCGACAAAGTGTTGATGCCCAAATAA
- a CDS encoding aldo/keto reductase yields MEYKELGTSGVQASVITFGSWAAGGWMWGGTEQNDAVGAIRAAYDLGVTSIDTAPIYGMGLSEQIVGEAIKGLPRDKVQILTKFGMCWDLAEPKGDFGFKTKDNDGRDLDVYKYAAPASIIRECEDSLRRLGTDYIDLYQIHWPDVTTPIDATMEAVARLVEQGKVRAVGVSNYSAQQMAEAEKTVQLASNQVPYSMVRRDIEKEVVPYCIEHHKAILAYSPLQLGLLTGKIKPGQHFDASDLRASHPLFKPEFVTRVNSFLDKIRPMAESKNATLSQVVLRWTLAQPGITVALVGARNAEQAVQNAKAIDVKLSSEELDFISQALAQLEPAKA; encoded by the coding sequence ATGGAATACAAAGAGTTGGGCACCTCCGGCGTGCAGGCGTCGGTTATTACGTTTGGCAGCTGGGCCGCCGGCGGCTGGATGTGGGGCGGCACCGAGCAAAACGACGCGGTGGGCGCCATCCGGGCCGCCTACGATTTGGGCGTGACCTCCATCGACACGGCCCCGATTTACGGCATGGGCCTCAGCGAGCAGATCGTGGGTGAAGCCATCAAGGGCCTGCCGCGCGACAAGGTGCAGATCCTGACCAAGTTCGGCATGTGCTGGGATTTGGCCGAGCCCAAGGGCGACTTCGGCTTCAAAACCAAGGACAACGACGGCCGCGACCTGGACGTGTACAAGTACGCCGCCCCGGCAAGCATCATCCGGGAGTGCGAGGACAGCCTCCGCCGCCTGGGCACCGACTACATTGACCTCTACCAGATTCACTGGCCCGACGTGACCACGCCCATCGACGCGACGATGGAAGCCGTGGCGCGCCTCGTGGAGCAGGGCAAGGTGCGGGCCGTGGGCGTGAGCAACTACTCGGCCCAGCAGATGGCCGAAGCCGAGAAAACCGTGCAGCTGGCCTCCAACCAGGTGCCCTACAGCATGGTGCGGCGCGATATTGAAAAGGAGGTAGTGCCGTATTGCATCGAGCACCACAAGGCTATTCTGGCCTACAGCCCGCTGCAGCTGGGGCTGCTGACCGGCAAAATCAAGCCCGGCCAGCACTTCGACGCCAGCGACCTGCGCGCCAGCCACCCGCTGTTCAAGCCCGAGTTCGTGACCCGCGTGAACAGCTTCCTGGACAAGATCCGGCCGATGGCGGAAAGCAAAAACGCCACCCTGTCGCAGGTGGTGCTGCGCTGGACGCTGGCCCAGCCCGGCATTACGGTGGCCCTGGTGGGCGCCCGCAACGCCGAGCAGGCCGTGCAAAACGCCAAGGCCATCGACGTGAAGCTGTCGAGCGAGGAGCTGGACTTCATCAGCCAGGCGCTGGCCCAGCTGGAGCCCGCCAAAGCCTAA